From the Montipora capricornis isolate CH-2021 chromosome 2, ASM3666992v2, whole genome shotgun sequence genome, one window contains:
- the LOC138037324 gene encoding zinc finger MYM-type protein 1-like, with the protein MRDLESIDQDSLTPDASIRDFQKPSEPSPPIDKGIQSDLRGIAELEQESSTSPTLTTMVPKQPVLPEYPGIKFSSESFTRRFQPDWYKKYPWLSYHVEKDMCVCFSCIEFGKDAFFVFKNWKKQSKLTKHSQSENHVSCMTKWLQFKGMERKNSSVLQQLSSAHEEQVTINRKYLQVIIECLIFTAMQNIAVRGHEESRKYIWEVSDINRGNFLELLHLRFKDLPWLQSKLQAQLQLHAQWTSPSIQNELLAIVSDLVLERITTEIRKSGYFGIIMDKTSDISRTEEVSLCLRYVINGETKETFIGFFATASMKGEVLYELAKTAINKVDLRLENIIAQCFDGTANMSGIRKGLATRMKECSPLGIYVHCYGHLLNLALQDTMTENETLRNTLGTIQSLYNFLHGSTKCHALFKDIEIHEEDVALTLKSLSTTRWSCCWAAVRALLEQVPRIMEALVTLSKDRDVKTYSSLPRSRF; encoded by the coding sequence ATGCGAGATCTTGAATCAATCGACCAAGATTCACTTACACCTGATGCCTCAATAAGAGACTTCCAGAAACCTAGTGAGCCCAGTCCCCCGATAGATAAAGGCATTCAATCAGATCTCAGAGGGATTGCTGAACTAGAGCAAGAGTCCTCTACATCACCTACTTTGACAACAATGGTCCCGAAACAGCCTGTTTTACCCGAATATCCGGGCATCAAGTTCAGCAGTGAGTCTTTCACTAGACGATTCCAGCCTGACTGGTATAAAAAGTATCCGTGGCTTAGTTACCATGTCGAAAAAGACATGTGTGTATGTTTTTCCTGTATAGAGTTTGGAAAGGAtgcattttttgttttcaagaattggaagaagcaatcaaagttaacaaaacaCAGCCAAAGTGAGAATCATGTAAGTTGCATGACTAAGTGGCTGCAGTTCAAAGGAATGGAAAGAAAGAATAGCAGTGTTCTGCAGCAACTAAGCAGTGCACATGAAGAGCAGGTCACAATTAACAGGAAATATTTACAAGTGATAATCGAGTGCTTGATTTTCACTGCTATGCAAAATATTGCTGTTAGAGGCCATGAAGAAAGTCGAAAATATATCTGGGAAGTGTCAGATATAAACAGAGGAAACTTCCTCGAATTACTCCATTTACGATTCAAAGACTTGCCATGGCTGCAGTCAAAACTCCAGGCACAGCTCCAGTTGCATGCTCAGTGGACATCACCCAGTATCCAAAATGAGCTACTTGCAATAGTGTCAGACCTTGTGCTTGAGAGAATCACGACAGAAATAAGGAAGAGTGGTTACTTTGGAATCATCATGGATAAAACTTCAGACATCAGTAGAACCGAAGAGGTATCCTTGTGCCTCAGGTACGTTATCAATGGtgagacaaaagaaactttcattgGTTTCTTTGCCACTGCTTCTATGAAGGGGGAAGTTCTGTACGAGCTCGCAAAAACAGCCATAAATAAGGTGGATTTAAGGTTGGAAAACATTATTGCCCAATGCTTTGATGGCACTGCAAACATGAGTGGTATTCGCAAGGGCCTTGCTACGCGTATGAAGGAATGTTCACCTCTCGGAATATATGTACATTGTTATGGTCATCTTTTAAATTTGGCTCTTCAGGACACCATGACTGAAAATGAAACCCTCCGTAATACCCTCGGTACAATCCAGAGTCTTTACAATTTCTTACACGGGAGTACCAAGTGCCATGCCTTATTCAAGGACATTGAAATTCATGAAGAGGATGTTGCCCTTACATTAAAATCTTTGAGTACCACTAGATGGTCGTGTTGCTGGGCGGCGGTGAGGGCCCTGCTAGAGCAAGTGCCGAGGATAATGGAAGCCCTGGTCACTTTATCAAAGGATCGCGATGTCAAGACCTACAgtagtctccctcgcagccgtttttag